In Gemmatimonadaceae bacterium, one DNA window encodes the following:
- the thiL gene encoding thiamine-phosphate kinase: MTRREDNRGHIPLGPGGEFDIVRRMLQRWGDLARSIGDDAAIVQLPPSGQLVVSTDTSVEDVHFRREWLTHAEIGYRATAAALSDLAAMAAKPEGVFLALTLPETDVPLVDELADGIGECVASADTLVLGGDVTRGGKLSLTLTVLGTAIAPLLRSGAKAGDRVYVTGRLGGPLGALRELREGRSPDPAHRRRFAHPVPRLREARWLAERGARAAIDISDGLIADARHLAVASGVTLHLRAESVPALAGISSDDALASGEEYELLVTSPAPLDAAAFRKEFGLELTEIGETRGDEADVVLTAAGRRVAPPAGYDHFTAQ, from the coding sequence ATGACCAGGCGCGAGGACAATCGCGGGCACATCCCGCTCGGCCCGGGCGGCGAGTTCGACATCGTGCGCCGCATGCTCCAGCGCTGGGGCGACTTGGCCAGAAGCATCGGAGACGATGCCGCGATCGTGCAGCTGCCGCCGAGTGGCCAGCTCGTGGTGAGCACGGACACGAGTGTCGAGGACGTGCACTTTCGCAGGGAGTGGCTCACCCACGCGGAGATCGGCTACCGGGCCACGGCCGCGGCGCTGAGCGATCTCGCCGCGATGGCGGCGAAGCCGGAGGGTGTCTTTCTCGCGCTGACGCTCCCCGAGACCGACGTGCCCCTGGTGGACGAGCTCGCCGACGGAATCGGGGAGTGCGTCGCATCCGCCGACACTCTGGTCCTCGGCGGCGACGTGACGCGGGGCGGGAAGCTCTCGCTGACGCTGACCGTCCTGGGCACCGCGATTGCTCCGCTGCTGCGCAGCGGCGCGAAGGCGGGCGACCGCGTGTACGTCACCGGACGCCTGGGTGGACCGTTGGGCGCGCTGCGCGAGCTGCGGGAGGGGCGAAGCCCGGACCCCGCGCACCGCCGGCGCTTTGCGCACCCCGTGCCGCGGCTCCGCGAAGCACGCTGGCTCGCGGAGCGGGGGGCGCGCGCGGCGATCGACATATCGGACGGGCTCATCGCGGACGCGCGGCATCTCGCCGTCGCCAGCGGCGTCACGCTGCACCTGCGCGCCGAGAGCGTTCCCGCGCTCGCCGGAATCAGCTCCGACGACGCGCTCGCGAGCGGGGAAGAGTACGAGCTGTTGGTGACGTCTCCCGCTCCGCTCGATGCCGCCGCGTTCCGGAAGGAGTTCGGCCTGGAGCTGACGGAGATCGGCGAGACACGCGGTGACGAGGCGGACGTGGTATTGACCGCGGCCGGCCGCCGCGTTGCACCGCCCGCGGGCTACGATCACTTTACGGCGCAGTGA
- a CDS encoding NAD(P)H-hydrate dehydratase, with product MTVLVTSAAEAAALDAATIAAGTPSHELMRRAGMAASAEIVRLLGERASAGVRVLAGGGNNGGDGWVVAEDLARRGIPVAAVEIAEARTDDAKAAKAAALPALARAQEPGDDAAIVDALLGTGSSGAPAGAIGAAVKAMAKARAAGAYVISLDLPSGLNATTGAHAGAVVADATLTFGTAKRGQLISRASCGRIVVLDIGLLPPDAETQLPELLGAGDVYPQIPPIPARAHKGTRRKVAIVGGSEGMAGAVLLAAQAAFRSGVGLLRLCVAEGSVSAVHGAAPAALVTEWQPDAEFDDSNTAWADAVVIGPGLGKTARAARFAEHVFRGQAKLLVVDADGLNIFARDASSLVELLDGRPSVLTPHPAELGRLLERDAGDIDAARFEVALEAARFFGSVVLLKGTPTVIAAPDGEIRVSAAGTPALATGGSGDVLAGMIGTLLAQTGDPFASASVAAWIHGRAAELATGERNARGTTLDDVLRKLPDAWQPVKETLAPGVLAELPAIR from the coding sequence ATGACGGTGCTCGTGACCAGCGCGGCGGAAGCGGCGGCGCTGGACGCCGCGACTATAGCCGCGGGCACGCCGTCGCATGAGCTGATGCGGCGCGCGGGCATGGCGGCTTCCGCGGAGATCGTGCGCCTGCTCGGCGAGCGCGCGAGCGCGGGAGTGCGGGTGCTCGCCGGCGGCGGCAACAACGGCGGCGACGGCTGGGTCGTAGCGGAAGACCTTGCGCGGCGCGGCATTCCGGTGGCCGCCGTCGAGATCGCGGAAGCGCGCACGGATGACGCGAAGGCGGCGAAGGCCGCGGCGTTGCCCGCGCTCGCCCGCGCGCAAGAACCGGGCGACGACGCGGCTATAGTGGACGCGCTGCTCGGCACCGGATCTTCCGGCGCGCCGGCCGGCGCGATCGGAGCCGCGGTGAAGGCGATGGCAAAAGCCCGCGCCGCCGGCGCGTACGTGATCAGCCTCGACCTGCCGAGCGGGCTCAACGCGACGACCGGCGCGCACGCGGGAGCGGTCGTCGCCGATGCGACGCTGACGTTCGGCACCGCCAAGCGCGGGCAGCTCATCTCGCGCGCGAGCTGCGGCCGGATCGTTGTGCTCGACATCGGGCTGCTCCCGCCGGACGCGGAGACGCAGCTCCCCGAGCTGCTCGGCGCGGGCGACGTGTATCCGCAGATTCCGCCGATTCCGGCGCGCGCACACAAGGGCACGCGCCGGAAGGTCGCGATCGTCGGCGGGAGCGAGGGCATGGCGGGGGCGGTCCTGCTCGCGGCGCAGGCGGCGTTCCGCAGCGGAGTCGGGCTGCTGCGCCTGTGCGTCGCCGAGGGGAGCGTGTCGGCGGTGCACGGCGCGGCGCCGGCCGCGCTCGTCACGGAGTGGCAGCCGGACGCGGAGTTCGACGACTCGAACACGGCCTGGGCGGACGCGGTCGTGATCGGGCCCGGCCTCGGCAAGACCGCGCGCGCGGCGCGCTTCGCGGAGCACGTCTTCAGGGGGCAGGCGAAGCTGCTCGTGGTCGACGCCGACGGGCTCAACATCTTCGCGCGCGACGCGAGCTCGCTGGTGGAGCTGCTGGACGGCCGCCCTTCGGTTCTCACGCCGCATCCCGCCGAGCTGGGCCGGCTGCTAGAGCGCGACGCCGGCGACATCGATGCCGCGCGCTTCGAGGTCGCGCTCGAGGCGGCGCGGTTTTTCGGCTCCGTGGTGCTGCTCAAGGGGACGCCGACCGTTATCGCCGCGCCGGACGGAGAGATCCGCGTGAGCGCGGCGGGCACGCCGGCGCTGGCTACGGGCGGAAGCGGCGACGTGCTCGCGGGGATGATCGGCACGCTGCTGGCGCAGACGGGCGATCCGTTCGCCAGCGCCAGCGTCGCGGCGTGGATCCATGGCCGGGCCGCCGAGCTCGCCACCGGGGAGCGGAACGCGCGGGGGACGACGCTGGACGACGTGCTGCGTAAGCTGCCCGATGCGTGGCAGCCGGTGAAGGAGACGCTCGCGCCCGGCGTGCTGGCCGAGCTGCCGGCGATACGATGA
- a CDS encoding helix-turn-helix domain-containing protein — MTLRDAISALVVAAPPTATVPVEWLAGLLAADDGGSEAHSADTATPGVDLTVGQLAARFGKGSSTVRTWLARGELPGAYKLHGTEWRIPPAAIEAMQDRQREQYIAPRARTTAQVADLGAWRKHSAGAR, encoded by the coding sequence ATGACGCTGAGAGATGCAATCTCCGCGCTCGTAGTTGCTGCCCCGCCAACAGCCACGGTGCCGGTCGAGTGGCTAGCTGGACTCCTAGCAGCGGATGACGGCGGCAGCGAGGCGCACAGCGCCGACACGGCTACTCCCGGCGTCGATCTCACGGTGGGCCAGCTCGCCGCACGATTCGGGAAGGGGTCGTCGACCGTTCGCACATGGCTCGCTCGGGGCGAGTTGCCCGGCGCGTACAAGCTGCACGGCACTGAGTGGCGCATCCCGCCCGCCGCGATCGAGGCCATGCAGGACCGGCAGCGGGAACAGTACATCGCACCAAGGGCACGCACTACCGCCCAGGTGGCCGATCTAGGCGCATGGCGAAAGCATTCAGCGGGGGCGCGTTAG
- the eno gene encoding phosphopyruvate hydratase, with translation MPTIVDIRAREILDSRGNPTVEADVTLASGAFGRAAVPSGASTGEHEALELRDGDDERYGGKGVQQAVQSIVERIAPALNGIAAADQIAIDRLMIELDGTPNKGKLGANAILAVSLAVARAAAEDTGLPLYRYLGGPMARTLPVPMMNILNGGAHATNTVDLQEFMIVPIGADTFADALRMGAEVFHSLKKVLVKRKLSTGVGDEGGFAPNLENDEDALRVVVEAIEKAGYSPGTEIAIALDPAASEFHKAGSYTFKKSGGGSYDADGMIELYAGWLDKYPIVSIEDGLAEDDWDGWAKLTAALGDRCQLVGDDLFVTSTERLARGIEGDVANAILIKLNQIGTLTETLEAIELARGNGYQSVISHRSGETEDTFIADLAVATGAGQIKTGSASRTDRVAKYNQLLRIEEQLGPLAEYPGGAVYGL, from the coding sequence ATGCCTACCATCGTCGACATACGCGCCCGCGAGATCCTGGACAGCCGCGGCAACCCCACCGTCGAAGCCGACGTCACGCTCGCCAGCGGCGCGTTCGGGCGCGCGGCGGTGCCGAGCGGCGCTTCCACCGGCGAGCACGAGGCGCTGGAGCTGCGCGACGGCGACGACGAGAGATACGGCGGGAAGGGAGTGCAGCAGGCGGTGCAGAGCATCGTGGAGCGGATCGCGCCGGCGCTCAATGGCATCGCCGCGGCCGATCAGATCGCGATCGACCGGCTGATGATCGAGCTCGACGGCACGCCCAACAAGGGCAAGCTCGGGGCGAACGCGATCCTCGCGGTGTCGCTCGCGGTCGCGCGCGCGGCCGCGGAGGATACGGGGCTGCCGTTGTACCGATATCTCGGCGGCCCGATGGCGCGCACGCTGCCGGTGCCGATGATGAACATCCTGAACGGCGGCGCGCACGCGACGAACACCGTGGACCTGCAGGAGTTCATGATCGTGCCGATCGGCGCCGACACGTTCGCCGACGCGCTGCGCATGGGTGCGGAAGTATTCCACTCGCTGAAGAAAGTGCTTGTAAAGCGGAAGCTGTCCACGGGGGTCGGCGACGAGGGCGGTTTCGCGCCCAATCTGGAGAACGACGAGGACGCGCTCCGCGTCGTCGTCGAAGCGATCGAGAAGGCCGGTTACTCGCCCGGCACCGAGATCGCGATCGCGCTCGACCCGGCGGCATCGGAGTTCCACAAAGCCGGGAGCTACACCTTCAAGAAGAGCGGTGGCGGGAGCTACGACGCGGACGGGATGATCGAGCTGTATGCTGGCTGGCTCGACAAGTACCCTATCGTCTCGATCGAGGACGGGCTCGCCGAGGACGATTGGGACGGCTGGGCCAAACTCACGGCGGCACTCGGCGACCGCTGCCAGCTCGTGGGCGATGACCTGTTCGTCACGAGCACGGAGCGGCTCGCGCGGGGAATCGAGGGCGACGTCGCGAACGCGATTCTCATCAAGCTGAATCAGATCGGCACGCTCACGGAGACGTTGGAAGCGATCGAGCTGGCGCGCGGCAACGGCTACCAGTCGGTCATCTCGCACCGGTCGGGCGAGACCGAGGACACGTTCATCGCCGACCTCGCGGTTGCGACGGGCGCGGGGCAGATCAAGACGGGCTCGGCAAGCAGGACAGATCGCGTCGCCAAGTACAACCAGCTGCTGCGGATCGAGGAGCAGCTCGGGCCGCTGGCGGAGTATCCGGGCGGAGCGGTGTACGGACTTTGA
- a CDS encoding lysophospholipid acyltransferase family protein, with translation MRLILVAIAALIATPALTLLLVIAKLLRIPDRAGSVYDGIPRWWAKTLLWVAGVGVRASGTEFITGESPRIFVGNHVSWFDVLAAAAVLPRGKYVAKAELLRVPVFGQAIRWIGMIEIERENRKAAFESLERAAAKIRAGNPVVMFAEGTRGEEYALRPFKKGPFVLAITAGVPVVPMVIYGTIERMRRGSWKITPGTIEVTFLEPIPTTGYTYDDRGELVELVRSRMAEVLRERYGVEGELAAGS, from the coding sequence GTGAGACTGATACTCGTCGCGATCGCGGCGCTGATCGCGACGCCCGCGCTCACGCTGCTGCTCGTCATCGCCAAGCTGCTGCGCATCCCCGATCGCGCGGGCTCGGTGTACGACGGCATCCCGCGCTGGTGGGCGAAGACACTGCTATGGGTCGCCGGCGTGGGCGTGCGGGCGAGCGGCACGGAATTCATCACCGGCGAATCGCCCCGGATCTTCGTGGGAAACCACGTGAGCTGGTTCGACGTGCTCGCGGCCGCGGCCGTGCTCCCCCGCGGCAAGTACGTAGCGAAGGCGGAGCTGCTCCGCGTCCCCGTGTTCGGGCAGGCCATTCGTTGGATCGGGATGATCGAGATCGAGCGGGAGAACAGGAAGGCGGCGTTCGAATCCCTCGAGCGGGCCGCGGCGAAGATCAGGGCGGGGAACCCCGTTGTCATGTTCGCGGAAGGCACCCGTGGCGAAGAGTACGCGTTGCGCCCGTTCAAGAAGGGGCCGTTCGTCCTCGCGATCACCGCGGGCGTCCCCGTAGTGCCGATGGTCATCTACGGCACGATCGAGCGCATGCGCCGCGGGAGCTGGAAGATCACTCCTGGGACAATCGAAGTAACTTTCCTCGAGCCGATCCCGACGACCGGCTACACCTACGATGACCGCGGCGAGCTGGTAGAGCTGGTGCGCTCGCGGATGGCGGAGGTGCTGCGGGAGCGATACGGAGTCGAAGGCGAGCTAGCAGCTGGCAGCTAG
- a CDS encoding tyrosine-type recombinase/integrase: MPKRKKAKSRIYWRERGGERRAYADFRDMGGKREPLVPPGEKRATTDSVIAEALVARRLGELTSGKRDGIFGRRPAVPLAEYVAHHLVRKAKSGKYSVTWLADTERMLRLAVEYFGADRDLASIEVLDVQKWAAALSERSNGRCAGRCGGRCKEGCGTLGGGAVRHHLSVLSNVFSHAQSEGRLPVGYNPCALMRDKPHGEPAEAEWLEVHEAALLLESARTFEPKLPTLSMTFIYPLVATYLLTGGRESEVLGMEVGDVNFDRKTVTFRPNEWRRLKTKKSHRTIPLWPQLEAILRDYLKSSARVGGLLFPSPKLGSDGRPAMLTDFRKVLDAVAERAGWKRGEIRSKRFRHTYCSARLQTIDNGAPVSHFTVAKEMGHSSVTLIDEVYGHMGDVRHRTEAVEYRVEQHGEKLAPKLELLRSA, encoded by the coding sequence ATGCCAAAGCGCAAGAAAGCAAAGTCGCGCATCTACTGGCGCGAGCGGGGCGGAGAGCGGCGGGCATACGCGGATTTCCGGGACATGGGCGGGAAGCGGGAACCACTGGTGCCGCCCGGTGAGAAGCGAGCCACGACTGACAGCGTGATAGCCGAAGCGCTAGTCGCACGCCGCCTAGGCGAGCTGACGAGCGGGAAGCGTGACGGGATCTTCGGAAGGAGGCCAGCGGTCCCGCTCGCAGAGTACGTCGCGCATCACCTGGTCCGTAAAGCGAAGTCGGGCAAGTATTCGGTGACGTGGCTCGCAGACACCGAGCGGATGCTACGGCTCGCCGTCGAGTATTTCGGCGCGGATCGCGACTTGGCGTCAATTGAAGTGCTGGACGTCCAGAAGTGGGCCGCTGCACTCTCTGAGCGGTCCAACGGCCGCTGCGCGGGCCGATGCGGCGGGCGCTGCAAGGAGGGTTGCGGCACACTCGGGGGCGGGGCCGTGCGGCACCACCTGAGCGTGCTGTCGAACGTTTTCTCACACGCTCAGTCAGAAGGCCGGCTCCCGGTCGGCTACAACCCGTGCGCCCTGATGCGCGACAAACCGCACGGCGAGCCCGCGGAAGCGGAATGGCTCGAAGTCCATGAGGCCGCGTTGCTCCTGGAGTCGGCTCGCACGTTCGAGCCAAAGCTCCCGACTCTCTCCATGACGTTTATCTACCCGCTGGTAGCGACGTATCTGCTTACGGGCGGGCGGGAAAGCGAAGTGCTAGGGATGGAAGTCGGCGACGTGAACTTCGATCGCAAGACGGTGACGTTCCGACCGAACGAATGGCGGCGTCTCAAGACAAAGAAGTCGCACCGCACCATCCCGCTCTGGCCGCAGCTCGAAGCGATACTCCGTGACTATCTCAAATCATCGGCCCGTGTCGGCGGGTTGCTGTTCCCTTCCCCAAAGCTCGGCAGCGACGGCCGGCCCGCAATGCTTACAGACTTCCGCAAGGTGCTGGACGCTGTAGCGGAGCGGGCGGGATGGAAGCGTGGGGAGATCCGGTCCAAGAGATTCCGTCACACGTATTGCAGCGCCCGGCTCCAGACGATCGACAATGGCGCGCCCGTGTCGCACTTCACGGTAGCCAAGGAAATGGGCCACAGCAGCGTCACCCTCATTGACGAAGTCTACGGGCACATGGGCGACGTGAGGCACCGCACTGAGGCCGTGGAGTACCGCGTCGAGCAACACGGCGAGAAGCTAGCGCCGAAACTCGAATTGCTACGCAGTGCGTAG
- a CDS encoding AAA family ATPase: MTAPVKPGTPEAIAQVERVTMSARDETDRAKHFRPLSEEDVFEITKGSGSSSPRVGPVGRLGPRARPAPFMLGELYAMPELLIPPRAIIPWLAYDASTTLISAREKTGKSTLLGQAIAAGSSGTEFLGQVLDPFRTLWYAIDEPVSDTVRRFQRYGADPGAVTVQPERPTAEEMRAEIEAARADVCVVDTLSRLWRGRIDSANNNDAVADFLWPYIEAVRETGAALILQYHTTKAGREYRGGIELGACVDLPITLRRQGQKQPTDTDDGFDADYDDDSRDDGRRLLIGRGRNVDVKLRLAFDGDRYALGDSPMPLRSRILAELEHEAASATALAELLTTRKDRVLAELRDLRAQGLVQARGAGSRQLYELTRKQGATDTARAEK, from the coding sequence ATGACGGCGCCCGTGAAGCCCGGAACGCCGGAGGCGATCGCGCAGGTTGAACGGGTCACCATGAGCGCCCGCGATGAAACAGACCGCGCCAAGCACTTCCGTCCGCTTAGTGAAGAAGATGTGTTCGAGATCACCAAGGGGTCCGGATCATCCAGTCCGAGAGTCGGTCCGGTCGGCCGGCTCGGTCCTCGCGCGCGGCCCGCGCCGTTCATGTTGGGCGAGTTGTACGCGATGCCAGAGCTGTTAATCCCGCCAAGGGCGATCATTCCGTGGCTCGCCTACGATGCCAGCACGACGCTGATAAGCGCGAGGGAAAAGACAGGCAAAAGCACACTCTTGGGACAGGCAATCGCGGCCGGGTCCAGCGGCACGGAGTTTCTCGGCCAAGTGCTGGACCCGTTCCGGACGCTGTGGTATGCGATCGACGAACCGGTGAGCGACACGGTGAGGCGGTTTCAGAGATACGGCGCAGACCCGGGCGCGGTGACGGTGCAGCCCGAGCGTCCAACCGCGGAGGAAATGCGAGCGGAGATCGAAGCGGCCCGTGCTGACGTTTGCGTGGTTGACACGCTTTCCCGCCTCTGGCGCGGACGCATCGACTCAGCGAACAACAACGACGCGGTTGCCGATTTCCTCTGGCCGTACATCGAGGCCGTTCGAGAAACGGGCGCTGCCCTGATCCTTCAATACCACACGACCAAGGCCGGTCGTGAGTACCGCGGCGGCATCGAGCTAGGCGCTTGCGTTGACCTGCCTATCACGCTTCGCCGGCAGGGGCAGAAGCAGCCAACAGATACCGACGACGGGTTCGATGCCGACTATGACGACGACTCACGCGATGACGGGAGAAGGCTGCTGATCGGGCGGGGCCGCAACGTCGATGTGAAGTTGAGGCTCGCGTTCGACGGCGACCGGTACGCGCTTGGAGATAGCCCCATGCCGCTCCGCTCGCGCATCCTTGCCGAGCTGGAGCATGAAGCGGCGTCCGCGACCGCCCTGGCTGAATTACTGACAACCCGAAAGGATCGGGTGCTCGCGGAACTCCGCGATCTCCGCGCCCAAGGACTGGTACAGGCGCGCGGCGCCGGTTCCCGCCAACTCTACGAGCTGACGCGGAAACAGGGAGCGACCGACACCGCGAGAGCAGAGAAATGA